The following are from one region of the Magallana gigas chromosome 4, xbMagGiga1.1, whole genome shotgun sequence genome:
- the LOC105340817 gene encoding uncharacterized protein isoform X2, whose translation MELNVLIAVVSLSALLKHAEGSTCDSFLHDLNDHGTLNLPQLWKSIVNVSYTTHLEAFNCRRHSPCKIELSYLRKTTLSICVTADKKTCFQLSCSCFDEPRGHNTLRTSDTSLKCMILKLDTARMHDTSDEEESQNSLPCKNTELKDNISIQNATVDPVRQKRDSESFQLLPLTVAFILGTMLGSGFSVFTILLCKTRKSGQNPTIQKTDLTDDPSVNISATSQNGHFGLQSNGFNRF comes from the exons ATGGAACTTAATGTATTGATTGCAGTTGTATCTTTATCAg CTCTACTGAAACACGCTGAGGGTTCAACATGTGACAGTTTTTTGCACGATCTTAATGACCATGGAACATT GAATTTGCCACAGCTGTGGAAAAGCATTGTTAATGTGTCATATACGACACATTTGGAAG CATTTAATTGTCGTAGACATTCGCCTTGTAAAATAGAACTCTCATATTTACGCAAGACGACGTTGAGTATCTGTGTTACTGCGGACAAGAAAACGTGTTTCCAACTGAGTTGCTCGTGTTTTGATGAACCACGTGGGCACAATACTCTAAGAACTAGTGACACGTCTCTAAAATGCATGATCCTTAAGCTTGATACTGCAAGAATGCACGATACATCTGATGAAGAGGAAAGTCAAAACAGCTTACCATGTAAAAACACAGAACTCAAAGACAATATATCCATTCAAAATGCGACGGTAGATCCAGTCAGACAAAAGAGAG ATTCAGAAAGTTTTCAACTACTTCCACTGACAGTAGCATTTATACTGGGAACGATGCTTGGCTCAGGGTTTTCTGTATTCACAATTCTCTTGTGCAAAACCAG AAAATCAGGGCAAAATCCAACAATTCAAAAAACTGATTTAACGGACGACCCGTCGGTTAACATTTCAGCGACCAGTCAGAATGGACACTTTGGTTTGCAATCAAATGGGTTTAACAGGTTCTGA
- the LOC105340817 gene encoding uncharacterized protein isoform X1: protein MELNVLIAVVSLSATALLKHAEGSTCDSFLHDLNDHGTLNLPQLWKSIVNVSYTTHLEAFNCRRHSPCKIELSYLRKTTLSICVTADKKTCFQLSCSCFDEPRGHNTLRTSDTSLKCMILKLDTARMHDTSDEEESQNSLPCKNTELKDNISIQNATVDPVRQKRDSESFQLLPLTVAFILGTMLGSGFSVFTILLCKTRKSGQNPTIQKTDLTDDPSVNISATSQNGHFGLQSNGFNRF from the exons ATGGAACTTAATGTATTGATTGCAGTTGTATCTTTATCAg CTACAGCTCTACTGAAACACGCTGAGGGTTCAACATGTGACAGTTTTTTGCACGATCTTAATGACCATGGAACATT GAATTTGCCACAGCTGTGGAAAAGCATTGTTAATGTGTCATATACGACACATTTGGAAG CATTTAATTGTCGTAGACATTCGCCTTGTAAAATAGAACTCTCATATTTACGCAAGACGACGTTGAGTATCTGTGTTACTGCGGACAAGAAAACGTGTTTCCAACTGAGTTGCTCGTGTTTTGATGAACCACGTGGGCACAATACTCTAAGAACTAGTGACACGTCTCTAAAATGCATGATCCTTAAGCTTGATACTGCAAGAATGCACGATACATCTGATGAAGAGGAAAGTCAAAACAGCTTACCATGTAAAAACACAGAACTCAAAGACAATATATCCATTCAAAATGCGACGGTAGATCCAGTCAGACAAAAGAGAG ATTCAGAAAGTTTTCAACTACTTCCACTGACAGTAGCATTTATACTGGGAACGATGCTTGGCTCAGGGTTTTCTGTATTCACAATTCTCTTGTGCAAAACCAG AAAATCAGGGCAAAATCCAACAATTCAAAAAACTGATTTAACGGACGACCCGTCGGTTAACATTTCAGCGACCAGTCAGAATGGACACTTTGGTTTGCAATCAAATGGGTTTAACAGGTTCTGA
- the LOC105340817 gene encoding uncharacterized protein isoform X3, with product MTMEHCRNLPQLWKSIVNVSYTTHLEAFNCRRHSPCKIELSYLRKTTLSICVTADKKTCFQLSCSCFDEPRGHNTLRTSDTSLKCMILKLDTARMHDTSDEEESQNSLPCKNTELKDNISIQNATVDPVRQKRDSESFQLLPLTVAFILGTMLGSGFSVFTILLCKTRKSGQNPTIQKTDLTDDPSVNISATSQNGHFGLQSNGFNRF from the exons ATGACCATGGAACATTGTAG GAATTTGCCACAGCTGTGGAAAAGCATTGTTAATGTGTCATATACGACACATTTGGAAG CATTTAATTGTCGTAGACATTCGCCTTGTAAAATAGAACTCTCATATTTACGCAAGACGACGTTGAGTATCTGTGTTACTGCGGACAAGAAAACGTGTTTCCAACTGAGTTGCTCGTGTTTTGATGAACCACGTGGGCACAATACTCTAAGAACTAGTGACACGTCTCTAAAATGCATGATCCTTAAGCTTGATACTGCAAGAATGCACGATACATCTGATGAAGAGGAAAGTCAAAACAGCTTACCATGTAAAAACACAGAACTCAAAGACAATATATCCATTCAAAATGCGACGGTAGATCCAGTCAGACAAAAGAGAG ATTCAGAAAGTTTTCAACTACTTCCACTGACAGTAGCATTTATACTGGGAACGATGCTTGGCTCAGGGTTTTCTGTATTCACAATTCTCTTGTGCAAAACCAG AAAATCAGGGCAAAATCCAACAATTCAAAAAACTGATTTAACGGACGACCCGTCGGTTAACATTTCAGCGACCAGTCAGAATGGACACTTTGGTTTGCAATCAAATGGGTTTAACAGGTTCTGA
- the LOC105344752 gene encoding uncharacterized protein isoform X1, translating to MMDADERIFRNLESFSKVQFVLLKLGTLCNATKSHLFSEAECDTGRVKDGETPIAVNFSLIFQPGLSLLKDIRDGKKKTLPNHEKSAIRKLDEYLKVSGQHEKCLKKVLRRQQPLEKETVTVSVTEHLLGKLAAGGSCIINENVKEIVFCQCGCNERPVYSYTGIGHQDVWHGYTDIVFESHDGIPECIATTQVSSLSSSCAILDQSSPAKRPRIEDDDEFGEEIISEASTLPAERTEDQAIAQIIVFSLLQRQKHPEYQHHLVPNIVISPTDFQIFMYDAVNDILLGSYPLLLFDVETESLRIESVMILWMVLHYRMFCEGIKIDALTDDFKNFDMKSHFRKIVGRKWDVYSTALSENISYFSPAKKRSSLTFDSNWFAKELTYKNTSN from the exons ATGATGGATGCAGATGAGCGTATTTTTCGAAACTTGGAAAGTTTTAGCAAAGTCCAGTTTGTGTTGTTAAAACTTGGAACTTTGTGCAATGCCACTAAAAGCCATTTATTCAGCGAGGCTGAGTGCGATACTGGACGTGTAAAGGACGGGGAAACACCGATCGCTGTGAACTTCTCGCTCATATTCCAACCTGGACTTTCACTTTTGAAGGATATAAGAGATGGTAAGAAGAAAACCTTACCGAATCACGAGAAATCCGCAATTCGAAAACTGGATGAATACTTGAAAGTATCAG gtCAACATGAAAAATGTCTGAAGAAGGTCCTAAGAAGACAGCAGCCTTTAGAGAAAGAAACAGTGACAGTGTCAGTGACGGAACATTTGTTGGGGAAACTAGCAGCTGGTGGATCTTGTATCATCAATGAGAATGTGAAAGAAATTGTGTTTTGTCAGTGTGGTTGCAATGAAAGGCCGGTTTACAGTTATACAGGGATAG GTCATCAAGATGTTTGGCATGGATACACTGACATTGTGTTCGAATCACATGATGGTATACCAGAATGCATTGCAACAACTCAAGTCTCTTCACTCTCTTCATCCTGTGCTATTTTAGATCAGAGTTCACCAGCAAAAAGACCAAGAATTGAAG ATGATGATGAATTTGGGGAGGAAATCATATCTGAAGCAAGTACTCTACCAGCAGAAAGAACTGAAGATCAGGCTATTGCCCAGATCATTGTGTTTTCATTGCTCCAGAGACAAAAGCATCCAGAATATCAACACCATTTGGTCCCAAATATTGTGATATCTCCtacagattttcaaattttcatgtaTGATGCAGTGAATGATATTTTACTTGGTAGCTATCCTCTTCTGTTATTTGATGTTGAGACAGAGTCCCTAAGAATTGAGTCGGTTATGATTTTGTGGATGGTGCTACACTATCGAATGTTTTGTGAAGGAATAAAGATTGATGCACTcacagatgattttaaaaattttgatatgaaGTCTCACTTCAGAAAAATAGTAGGAAGGAAATGGGATGTGTATTCAACAGCATTAAGTGAAAATATTAGCTATTTCTCTCCAGCAAAGAAAAGAAGTTCTTTAACATTTGACAGCAATTGGTTTGCAAAGGAATTGACCTACAAGAATACCAGTAACTGA
- the LOC105344752 gene encoding uncharacterized protein isoform X2 gives MMDADERIFRNLESFSKVQFVLLKLGTLCNATKSHLFSEAECDTGRVKDGETPIAVNFSLIFQPGLSLLKDIRDGQHEKCLKKVLRRQQPLEKETVTVSVTEHLLGKLAAGGSCIINENVKEIVFCQCGCNERPVYSYTGIGHQDVWHGYTDIVFESHDGIPECIATTQVSSLSSSCAILDQSSPAKRPRIEDDDEFGEEIISEASTLPAERTEDQAIAQIIVFSLLQRQKHPEYQHHLVPNIVISPTDFQIFMYDAVNDILLGSYPLLLFDVETESLRIESVMILWMVLHYRMFCEGIKIDALTDDFKNFDMKSHFRKIVGRKWDVYSTALSENISYFSPAKKRSSLTFDSNWFAKELTYKNTSN, from the exons ATGATGGATGCAGATGAGCGTATTTTTCGAAACTTGGAAAGTTTTAGCAAAGTCCAGTTTGTGTTGTTAAAACTTGGAACTTTGTGCAATGCCACTAAAAGCCATTTATTCAGCGAGGCTGAGTGCGATACTGGACGTGTAAAGGACGGGGAAACACCGATCGCTGTGAACTTCTCGCTCATATTCCAACCTGGACTTTCACTTTTGAAGGATATAAGAGATG gtCAACATGAAAAATGTCTGAAGAAGGTCCTAAGAAGACAGCAGCCTTTAGAGAAAGAAACAGTGACAGTGTCAGTGACGGAACATTTGTTGGGGAAACTAGCAGCTGGTGGATCTTGTATCATCAATGAGAATGTGAAAGAAATTGTGTTTTGTCAGTGTGGTTGCAATGAAAGGCCGGTTTACAGTTATACAGGGATAG GTCATCAAGATGTTTGGCATGGATACACTGACATTGTGTTCGAATCACATGATGGTATACCAGAATGCATTGCAACAACTCAAGTCTCTTCACTCTCTTCATCCTGTGCTATTTTAGATCAGAGTTCACCAGCAAAAAGACCAAGAATTGAAG ATGATGATGAATTTGGGGAGGAAATCATATCTGAAGCAAGTACTCTACCAGCAGAAAGAACTGAAGATCAGGCTATTGCCCAGATCATTGTGTTTTCATTGCTCCAGAGACAAAAGCATCCAGAATATCAACACCATTTGGTCCCAAATATTGTGATATCTCCtacagattttcaaattttcatgtaTGATGCAGTGAATGATATTTTACTTGGTAGCTATCCTCTTCTGTTATTTGATGTTGAGACAGAGTCCCTAAGAATTGAGTCGGTTATGATTTTGTGGATGGTGCTACACTATCGAATGTTTTGTGAAGGAATAAAGATTGATGCACTcacagatgattttaaaaattttgatatgaaGTCTCACTTCAGAAAAATAGTAGGAAGGAAATGGGATGTGTATTCAACAGCATTAAGTGAAAATATTAGCTATTTCTCTCCAGCAAAGAAAAGAAGTTCTTTAACATTTGACAGCAATTGGTTTGCAAAGGAATTGACCTACAAGAATACCAGTAACTGA